A genomic region of Pyrus communis chromosome 14, drPyrComm1.1, whole genome shotgun sequence contains the following coding sequences:
- the LOC137715345 gene encoding metal tolerance protein 4-like: MEENSETSGVKTPLFTPLLGSGGRSRRLSRRNSYDLLRNDFISRLPDKVRTGVDHESPDSIDFSSTSALSRGEKEYYAAQFETLKSFEEVDAVVAADRIDDEDLEEQAQHERAMKISNYANIILLGLKIYATVKSGSIAIAASTLDSLLDLMAGGILWFTHLAMKNVNIYKYPIGKLRVQPVGIIIFAAVMATLGFQVFIQALEQLITGNATEKMSSEQLVWLSAIMIFATVVKLALWLYCRTSGNKIVRAYAKDHYFDVVTNVVGLVAAVLADKFLWWIDPAGAIILAVYTITNWSGTVLENAVSLVGQSASPEFLQKLTYLTIMHPQVKRIDTVRAYTFGVLYFVEVDIELPEDLPLKEAHVIGETLQIKLEKLPEVERAFVHLDFECDHKPEHSVLVKLPNSQP; this comes from the exons ATGGAGGAAAACTCGGAAACTAGCGGTGTGAAAACGCCGCTCTTCACACCGCTGTTGGGGAGCGGTGGACGCAGTCGCCGACTGAGTCGAAGAAACTCGTACGACTTACTCAGAAACGACTTCATTTCGAGGCTCCCTGACAAAGTCCGTACCGGTGTCGACCACGAGTCTCCGGACAGCATTGACTTCTCTAGTACCTCCGCCTTGAGCCGAG GAGAGAAGGAGTACTATGCAGCCCAATTTGAAACACTTAAATCCTTTGAGGAGGTTGACGCTGTGGTGGCAGCCGACCGCATCGATGATGAAGATCTCGAAGAACAAGCACAACATGAAAGAGCAATGAAGATTTCCAACTATGCCAATATTATTCTCTTGGGGCTTAAG ATCTATGCTACTGTAAAGAGTGGATCGATAGCCATTGCTGCATCGACTCTAGATTCTTTGCTCGATCTCATGGCTGGTGGAATACTTTGGTTCACTCACCTCGCAATGAAGAACGTCAATATCTATAAATATCCTATCGGAAAATTGAGGGTGCAGCCTGTTGGCATAATCATCTTTGCTGCTGTCATGGCTACCCTCG GGTTTCAGGTATTCATCCAGGCTTTAGAACAACTAATTACCGGTAACGCCACTGAAAAGATGTCCTCCGAGCAATTGGTGTGGTTGTCCGCTATCATGATATTTGCCACCGTGGTAAAGCTTGCACTCTGGTTATACTGCAGGACCTCAGGGAACAAGATTGTCCGTGCCTACGCGAAg GATCACTATTTTGATGTGGTAACAAACGTAGTAGGATTAGTGGCTGCTGTTCTTGCTGATAAGTTTTTGTGGTGGATTGATCCTGCTGGTGCTATTATCCTTGCTGTATACACGATTACAAATTGGTCCGGAACTGTTCTAGAAAATGCAG TTTCCCTCGTGGGACAATCAGCGTCTCCGGAATTCCTACAAAAACTGACGTACCTTACCATAATGCACCCTCAAGTGAAGCGTATTGACACAGTTCGTGCTTACACATTTGGTGTTCTTTATTTTGTAGAG GTTGACATTGAACTCCCGGAGGATTTGCCCTTGAAAGAGGCGCATGTCATTGGAGAGACCCTCCAGATAAAGCTCGAGAAACTTCCTGAAGTTGAGCGAGCATTTGTTCACCTTGACTTCGAATGTGATCACAAACCGGAGCATTCTGTACTTGTCAAGCTTCCGAACAGTCAGCCCTGA
- the LOC137715018 gene encoding late embryogenesis abundant protein 2-like translates to MASHRQTYRAGEAKGQAQEKTNQMMDTIGQKAQEVKDKTHETAQAAQERAKGATQTTRDKGQEKGKVTKAKARQSKEATEEKASEVGQKAKDTSDAGKEKSEGFVQQTGEKVKNMAQTTADAVKNTFGMAKDDEEDDVVYSRKERD, encoded by the exons ATGGCGTCCCACAGACAGACCTACCGAGCTGGTGAAGCCAAGGGCCAAGCTCAG GAAAAGACAAATCAGATGATGGACACAATTGGGCAGAAGGCCCAAGAAGTAAAGGACAAGACCCACGAGACAGCCCAGGCAGCCCAGGAGAGAGCAAAGGGTGCAACTCAAACAACTAGAGACAAGGGCCAAGAGAAGGGAAAAGTTACGAAGGCAAAGGCACGGCAGAGCAAGGAGGCGACCGAGGAGAAGGCCTCGGAGGTAGGTCAAAAGGCCAAAGACACCTCGGACGCTGGCAAGGAGAAGTCGGAGGGGTTCGTCCAGCAGACCGGAGAGAAAGTGAAAAACATGGCACAGACTACTGCTGATGCTGTCAAGAATACGTTTGGCATGGCAAAGGACGATGAGGAAGACGACGTTGTTTACTCTAGGAAGGAGAGGGACTAG